A segment of the Oncorhynchus tshawytscha isolate Ot180627B linkage group LG19, Otsh_v2.0, whole genome shotgun sequence genome:
tgtctgtcattttccaagctgtttaaaggcacagtcaatttggTGAATGTAAACtcctaacccactggaattgtgatacagtgaattataagtgaaataatctgtctgtaaacaattgttggaaatattacttgtgtcatgcacaaagtagatgtcctaaccgacttgccaaaactatagtttgttaattaaatcaaatcaaatcaaagtttatttgtcatgtgcgccgaatacaacaggtgttacagtaacacagtaatgcttacttacaggctctaaccaatggtgcggaaaaaggtgtgtgtgtgtgtgtgtgtgtgtgtgtgtgtgtgtgtgtgtgtgtgtgtgtgtgtgtgtgtgtgtgtgtgtgtgtgtgtgtgtaaataaagaaataaaacaacagtaaaaagtcatttgaaaaagagtagcaaggctatatacctGTTAGAAAGTTCTGGGTGTTGCAGGCATTGTTAGTGGAGACGTCCGTTTTTAGTTCATCACCCACTAAAGGATACATTCTGTCGAACTCTTCTTCAAACAGCTCTAGACTGGCATCTGATCATTACTGTTCCattattatatacagtgggggggaaaagtatttagtcagccaccaattgtgcaagttctcccacttaaaaagagaggcctgtaattttcatcataggtacacttcaactatgacagacaaaatgagaaaaaaatacttattttccaccataatttacaaataaattcattaaaaatgtgattttctggaaaagaaattctcattttgtctgtcatagttgaagcgtgcctatgatgaaaattacaggcctctctcatatttttaagtgggagaacttgcacaattggtggctgactaaatacttttttgccccactgtatattaataTGAATTACATTTTGGGGTTGTGTCCACATACAACTGTCTCATGGTCTTGTTTCCAGACATTTTAAGATGTTTGTTTGCTTTGCGCTGGGCTGCATGCCAAACATTTGGACGTTCAGTGAAAAATTGAAGATCCACATTgatttctttgtttttttgtaGAATAAAGTCTGCTCTTAGGGTCTCTGGGTGCTCGTCTAAAACCTTTGCTTTATAATTTTCTTCCCTGCTTCACTGGTAATACCTTCTGCATATTTGATAGCAAGGTTGCTGAGCTTGGGGCTTGTAAATGTATCCATCTTAGTTGATTACAGCTGGATACAGTAGATGTTACAGCTGGTTTGCACTTGGCTAGTTGTACCTAGGTGTTTTAGAACATAAACCAAGCCCACCTTTCTTGTTTTCTGTCTGAATTGTTTTCTCTTGCTTGTGTAAGTTTAGTTATTTGTTTTCCCGTCCTTTTTCCTGTCCTTTGTCATTTTTATTGtccatttttttatttactaGCTAGGTTTTTTAGCTAACAGCAGGTAGCCAGTAGCTATAAACTCTCTTACAGTAGCAACTCCATAACaatgtttatacaacgggtgggtctaatcctgaatactGATTTGCCAAAACTGCATTTCAGCGGgtatctattccacaagttaccaccggctaaatctatgacgttaaaatggctatttactctgttccatctgactgcacaatcctctgtctcatcagcccagccaggcaatgtataaacttgatctccactataaaaagcatctagaaaTTATCTCACATtacttttagactaacatttcgtGTTCAATGGAGGAGATTTGCGTAAACCTTGCTGTCTTTCTCTTCaatatttgcaacattgttttaaTATTAAAATTAGATcttcagctgtcccatagtaatgaacattTCAGGAGTCAGGATGAGACAGAAAAGCAGGAAGCGTTTCTCAGCCAGCTAAAAtaatgaatcagctggcataaaaaaaggtcaattgaaaaaaggtcaaatgaaacACATTGCAGCTAGTttacagtctttccagcttcagaaGTGATTGTtttagctgtgatgttggctagcgcctctgaacaacagtgtcctgacgagtgagaACATTTACTATGTCAGGCGAAATCACGCCTCATTAGCTGATTGTTATGCATGTATTCCAAATAAATTCATCTGTTATTAAATGTCACATTTCAGAGGATGTATTTGTGTTGAAGAACAAGGATGAGAAGAATCCAGAGATTTTTGGCCTCTTCAGCACTACAAGGTCAGCTGAGTCATGTTTGTAATGTTCCTACCATTTACTGGTATATTGAAATGAATATATCACCATACATTTCTCTCCCCTCCATAGTGCTGTGTTCCAGGGCTATGCGGTGTGTGTGTACCACATGGATGATGTGCGAGCAGCGTTCAATGGCCAGTTTGCCCACCGGGAGAGACCAGAGCACCACTGGACCCCCTACGAAGGCCGGGTCCCCTACCCACGCCCCGGATCTGTGAGTCCTGTTCCAACAGCCACAGCGACAACATCTACTGACTTATCAATATACCTGATTGCCTCTCCAAACCTGATGAATAAGGGTCCAAGCACTGCATGGTGGATGTAACATGATAAGGTCGTTTATGAATTTGCTTAAGCGGTGCACCTCCATCACAGCAAACTCCATATATCCAAACCATACAATTTCAACAATAATTTTGAAAAAGGTGATATTCAAGCAGCAGAATTTTACATTCTCAGCACTCCCCTGTCTGTGGCAGCCACCCTTTGCAGATACATAGTGTTACAAGTTGTTGTTGAACCTTTCCTGTGAATGTCatagctactgtagctatctcTGCAGCTAACATCAGGGAAGAGGACAATCTAGGCCTGAATCCAATACAAGTATGCTATATTATGTTTTTATACAGTAACACACAGCTTTAGTAGCAATCATTGCACTGGCATAACGCAGTTTCTCTGGACCTCCCAGCACATGGTGTCGCAGGGCGTCCATTTAGACTGCTGGCTGGTGGCAACAATGTAATTACTGGTTCAGTATTAAAGTTGGAAATTCAAACATTGCAGATTGTGAAATGAATGTTAGAGACAACAGCATACTAATCAGCAACCAACGTATTTCTTAAAAATATACCACACTCCTGTATAGCTTACCTGAATCTGCATGACATGAGCCGTCCTCACGCTCTCTCCCAGCTTGGATAGAAAATGGTGTAAAGTCCGTAAAACCAGTCTACAGTCTAAAAAACAAAGGTTCTACCTAaacctgtccccataggagaaccctttgaagaacccttttggttataggtagaaccattttggctcCTTTCTACAGAgggctctacatggaacccaaaatggttctacctggaatcaaaaagggttctcctatggggacagctgaataagctttttggaacctttttttctaagattgtATTATTAATGCTAATCTCTTTTTTTCTATGTAGAGGCCTATAGGAGCTGCAATACGCCATGGCGTCGCCTTGCATTTTTATGTGCAAATCTTTTCACAGCGGCCTGTAGGTCCAGGTTGCCGGCCCAACCGTTTTCTATACTGAGTATTGACAACCCAAACGGTCTTTCCTGAGACATTGTGCATTATATGTCCATTGTGCTTCACATAATTTGAACGTATCTTGAATGAGGCATGCCAAGATATACCAGAGATAAGGGACTGTTGATTTTGCAACCACACAACTCAAAGGCCAGTTCACCAGTTTGAACAAAATCGcaaaccacttttttttttttgagccCTCAAGAACAGTTGGTCGCTAAAGATGATCATCTGTTTGCATCTGCCAAGTTGTTGGCTGTCCAGTATCCAGacgacctgtcccagacctaccTGGACACTTAATCTCTTTCTGTAACGTAttgagtttttctttattttgactattttctacattgtaaaataatagtgaagacatcaaaactatgaaataacacatatggaatcatgtagtaaccaaaaaacccatttgagatggtagaagttggacagcagagtgaaggaaaagcagccaacaagtgctcagcatatgtgggaactccttcattactgttggaaaagctttccaggtgaagctggttgagagaatgtcaagtgtgttcaaagctgtcatcaaggcaaagggtggctactttaaagaatctcaaatatatattttttggttactacatgattccatatgtgatatttcatagttttgatgtcttcactgtcattttactatgtagaaaatagtacaaataaagaaaccccttgaatgagtaggtgtgtccaaacttttgactggtactgtatacagtatataacgAAAAATAGACAACTATGTCAGACAGGCGCATTGGCTCTCAGAGCTTGTTCGAGCCTTGCAGGGCAGGAGGGGTGTCTGGTACGCCAGTGAATCATTGTAGTTTGTGTAATGCTAAAGTGTAATGCTATTTTCTTATTCcaaaatgtattctctctctctctctctctctctctctttctctctttctctctctctttctctctctctttccagtgtGCCAGTGAGGTGAATGGTGGTGGGTTCTCAGGTTCTAAGGAGTTCCCTGATGAGGTTCTGCGATTCGTGCGTTCCCACCCCATCATGTTTAGCCCGGTCCTCCCCCTCCACCGCAGACCAGTTCTACTGCAGACAGAGCCAGGGGGGAGGAGACTAACTCAGATTGCTGTGGACCGTGTCCAGGCCCAGGATGGACACTATCATGTTCTGTATATAGGAACAGGTACAAATCCTGAAATTGTCCAGTGCTGTGTACTGTATCTTCAGGGTTAGTGCTCCCTCCACTGGGCATACAGTATCACTCACTGTATGCCCAGTGTTCAAAGTATTCAAATTATTAAAGTCACTCAATCTGTCTTTCATGAGAATTTGCTTAAAATATTTTGATCTCCAAAAATGTGCATTACAATCACAATCTACAGAGacaagatgaagagagagaggcaatgacATCCCAAAACAAAGGCTTTGACTCTTCCATTTGGATTTCCTTTCTGAATGGGTGGTTGTATTGGTGAAAGGGTTACATTTACATCAGATGATACTCTCTCCCATAGGCGACTCTGTGGTGTTGAAGGTTATCACCATCTacaacaaagacacagacacCATAGAGGAAGTGCTGCTGGAGGAACTGCAGGTGTTCAAGGTACTGTTGTTAGTCACCGCCACCATGTGGCAAACAATAGTCATTGCACACATAAAGAAGATTGGCACTCAACAATTCGATTTAATTGTGgaagttaaaaatatatatattttacttctTTATAGGTCCCTTTTCCAATAACTGAGATCATCATATCAGCTAAACGGGTATGAAAACTATGTATTGTCTTAAAAtgttaaattaatttaaaaaacaatgttGTGCGGTTGTTTAAAACTGTAGTACCTTCATCTAACCACAGGATCACAGTGTATTGACATCTGAATGTGGGGAATGTAATGCATTTTATGTTCTTgatatcacaggaggctgctgagggcagAACGGATCATGTTAATGGCTGGAACGGAccaaatggaatgacatcaaacacctggaaaccatgtgtttgatgtatttgataccattccactgactccgctccagtcattaccacaagccctgtctccccaattaaggtgtcaccatCCTCCTGTGCTTGATATATACTCCAATGTGTACCTCCATTCATTTCTGTCCCTGTTTTGTCATTTCCATAGCAACAGCTATATGTGGGTTCTGAGGTTGGTGTGGCTCAGGTGAGGCTCCATCAGTGTGACCTGTACGGGTCTGAGTGTGCCGACTGTTGCCTAGCGAGGGACCCTTACTGCGCCTGGGATGGAATCACCTGCTCACGATACTACCCTGCTGGGGTTTACACCAAGAggtgagacacaaacacacaagacacacaggcatgtacagtcacacacagacacagacacagacacagacacagacacagacacagacacagacacagacacagacacagacacagacacagacacagacacagacacagacacagacacagacacagacacagactcatgCACATGTGCACAAGCACAGAGGTGCAGACGGATCACATATCACTCATTAGCACCTCATCCAGCACCTCTAtcctctctaattcctctctgTCCTTATCTCACTCTCTCAAATGCCAATCTAACACCCTcctcccttacccctctctctcagtagacgaTTCAGGAGACAGGATGTTCGCCATGGCAACGCTGTACAGCTGTGCAACGGGCTACAGATTgatggtcagtctgtgtgtgtgtatttgttttccTACATTATCAGGACCCCAAAGTCCTAATATTTCACCTGAAAGTCCCGAAAAGGTAGGAAAACAATAGtcagcatagcaattcgacacatacaacaacacagagttacacatggaataaacaaaacatagtcaataatacagtagaacaaaagaaaacaaaaagtctatatacagtgagtgcaaatgaggtaagataagggagttaaggcaataaatatcaTTGGTGGCGAAGTCATtttaatatagcaattaaacactgaaatggtagatgtgcagaagatgaatgtgcaagtagagatactggggtgcacaggagcaagataaatacagtatggggatgaggtagatagatgggctgtttacagatgggctgtgtacaggtgcagtgatctgtgagctgctctgacagctggttcttaaagctagtgagggagatacgagtctccagcttcagagatttttgcagtttgttccagtcataggcagcagagaactggaaggaaagatgaccaaagaaggaattggctttgggggtgaccagtgagatatacctgctggagcgcgtcctgctatggtgaccagtgagctaaggcagggctttacctagcagagacttgtagataacctgtagccagtgggtttggcgacgagtatgaagcaagtgccaaccaacgagagcgtacaggtcgcaatggtgggtagtgtatggggctttggtgacaaaacggatggcactgtgatagactgcatccagtttgttgagtagtgttggaggctattttatagatgacatcaccgaagtcgaggatcggtaggatggtcagttttacaagggtatgtttggcagcatgagtgaagaataCTTTGTTGCGATACAGGAAGCCACTTctaaatttaattttggattgaagatgcttaatgtgagtctggaaggagagtttacagtctaaccagacacctaggtatttttagttgtccacatattctaagtcagagccgtccagagtagtgatgctggacgggcgagcaggtgagggcagtgatcgattgaagagcatgcatttagttttacttgcgtttaagagcagttggaggccacggaaggagagttgtatggcattgaagctcgtctggaggttagtaaacacagtgtccaaagaggggccagaagtatacagaatggtgtcgtctgcagagaggtgtatcagagaatcaccagcagcaagagcgacatcattgatgtatacagagaagagagtcggcccgaggtttgaaccctgtgacacccccatagaggctgtcagaggtccggacaacaggccctccgatttgacacactgaactctatcagagaagtagttggtaaaccaggcgaggcaatcatttgagaaaccaaggctgtcgagtctgccaataagaatgttgtgattgacagagtcaaaagccttggacaggtcgatgaatacggctgcacagtaatgtctcttattgatggcggttatgatgtcgtttaggaccttgagcgtggctgaggtgcacccatgaccagctctgaaaccagattgcatagctggGAAGGTACAATggaattcgaaatggtcggtaatctgtttgttaacttggcttttgaagaccttagaaagacagggtaggatagatataggtctgtagcagtttgggtctagagtgtctccccctttgaagagggggatgaccgcggcagtttACCAATCTTTGGAAAATCTTTGGGTTAAGGAATATAGGAATATTTTAATGGTCAAACATTTCTACACTCCAAAAAGTCCTGACATttcgtgtgcgtgtgcgtgtgtgtgtgtgtgtgcgaagcTGTCCCATCTGAGATTTACCTCCTATGAGGTATGTTTCATGCAGCTTATAATTTTGAAGCTCAGGTCCATAAAAAAATGTACCTGTGGATGATAGAGAAGTGTGTATAGAGAAGCTTTGTGTGACAGGCATGAGGATAAAAGAGATCACTGTAAGTTGAATTACTATGTTGTCCTCTTTTTTATATCTCACATCTAATGTCTCCTGATGTCTCAGTAGGGGAGCAGTACCAGGGTGCAGCGGAGAGGCAGGTGTATGGGGTAGAGAGTAACAGTACTCTACTAGAGTGTACCCCTCGTTCTCTACAGGCCAGAGTCATGTGGTACATACAGAGGgacccagacagagaggaggtgagacacacacaaacatcacttTCCTCCCCAATTCCCTGCTTTCCCATCTCTTTTTAACCTTACCCTTTTCTCCCTACCTCCAGGTCGGAGGTGATGAGCGTGTAGTTATCACAACCCACGGGCTGCTGTTCCTGCGTGTTCGGAGCGGGGATGCTGGTGTGTACGTGTGTCAGACGGTGGAACATGGCTATGTCCACACCCTACTGAGGGTCACGCTACACGTGTTGGGAGGGCAGAAGGTTGGGGCCCTGATAcacaggacaggggaggagggggagggagagggggagaaaaaagcAACCTGTCACCTCCCTATAGATACCTCTCCAGGCCCCCACCCTGGTTCCAACTCTGACCCAAGTTCCAGGCTACAAGGAGCCCTGCCAGGGTTATCcttagccccagccccagctccaggccCTACCTCCAGGCTGCCAGGCCCTGGTACTACATCCAGGctgccagccccaggaccaggccCTTCCTCACAGCTGTGGTACAAGGAGTTTCTCCAGCTGATAGGCTATGGGGACTCCCAGCAGGTGGAGGAGTACTGTGAGAGGGTCTGGTGCTCAGGGAAGAGACGCAGGAAGACTAAACGCAGATACACCCAGCCAATGGAagtaggagagaggaaggggagggggaaaggagaccCACACCGAGCCCCCAGACACACCTTGGACAactgaggggggagagagtgagagggtagagactgtacaacacacacacacacactgtgacactTTTTTTCAGTAGAGAATACTACAACCAACAAAGCTAAAACGTGGCACTGTCTTCTCTTAGACTTGAACATATTGTCTTATTCCTTCTAATATCCAGACTTTGTTATATTGTGTTTTTCCTTCCCTGGTTTCTGGTGGAAACCTTGCCACTGGTAGATATGCAGAGTGTGTCTCTCCCTGAGTGTCCGTCAGATCGAAGGCATGTAGAACAGACTAATTGTTTGGAACGACGTGGCCTCTGACTTTAAGACCACAGAACTGACAGCAGGCCTCTCTGAGCGGACAAAGGATTCACAGCCATGCCAGATGAACACACAGATAACAGACATTCAAACAGATTCATTAGAAATAAAACATGTGTATGTTTCTAGAGATACTCTTGAGCTGCTCGTGGTAAAAACCACTGATTAGAAAATACATAGCGCATACGCACATCAAAAAGTAGTGTTTCTTTCTAATGTGTCTTACTGTAATtacatgattattattattataggtaTCTGTTTTGAGTTTAGTAGTGCTTTTGATTTTATTCAACTGGAAACAGTGCTGTGATATTGTTTTACTGTAGAATTAAATGTTAACTTTCATGACGATGTAGGCGAGTATTATCTACCATACTTTGTCAGATCATATGGTTTAACTTGTGATTTCATGTGGTTTCACATGAGATTTAGAATTCTAGGTAAGTTGACATCATTGAATGATTACATTCATGCGGAATTCTGTGTGTGCGGCTCAGAGAATATTCAACAAAGAATACCACTGAACAATAAAAACATCTTGGAGAATATTCAACAAAGAATACCACTGAACAATAAAAACATCTTGGAGAATATTCAACAAAGAATACCACTGAACAATATAAACAGTTTGGAGAATCTACTGTTGATGATGGAACATGGATTCTATCAAATGGAATAGATGTAACCCCGCAATAGAAGTTATAGATACTTCATCTGAGTCTTTAGATATGAAATGATATCCACAGTGTATCTCAACAGTGCATTTCCCCTTCAATAAATGTCCAACTTAAATGTGAAGTGTCTTCAACTGGTAATTATAAAGAGTTGATTGATGATTATTCATATCAGCTCCTGCATGGCTGTCTATTtcactctcttcccccctctcttcccctctctctctgtcaccggGGTCAGTAATGATGCTAGAGATGGAGTTCATAATAACCAGAACAGAAGCCAATCTACGTCACCACATTTTCCCTCTGGAATAAGGAAGAGCGCCACAGTGACCA
Coding sequences within it:
- the LOC112218614 gene encoding semaphorin-3E-like isoform X2: MECVKNVSLILSVFLLSSAQSVYPRIRLSHKELWDLNRTWVFQGPGPSLQPQTMLLDEAHERLYVGAKNILYSLSLERVNHQHREIDWASSVSQVEDCLMKGREKPECANYIKVLHRYNTTHLLACGTGAFNPHCAKIRVGHTGQVRQFELEEQSIESGRGRCPYDHNSPVTSTLDRGELYIGLYTDYWENDAALCRLNNQSYTRTERDDRQQLNEPKFIGSVVIPDNNDRDDDKVYFFFTERGTDAEGVNKAVYTRVGRVCANDQGGQRMLVNRWSSFLKTRLICSVAGPNGIDTHFDELEDVFVLKNKDEKNPEIFGLFSTTSAVFQGYAVCVYHMDDVRAAFNGQFAHRERPEHHWTPYEGRVPYPRPGSCASEVNGGGFSGSKEFPDEVLRFVRSHPIMFSPVLPLHRRPVLLQTEPGGRRLTQIAVDRVQAQDGHYHVLYIGTGDSVVLKVITIYNKDTDTIEEVLLEELQVFKVPFPITEIIISAKRQQLYVGSEVGVAQVRLHQCDLYGSECADCCLARDPYCAWDGITCSRYYPAGVYTKRRFRRQDVRHGNAVQLCNGLQIDVGEQYQGAAERQVYGVESNSTLLECTPRSLQARVMWYIQRDPDREEVGGDERVVITTHGLLFLRVRSGDAGVYVCQTVEHGYVHTLLRVTLHVLGGQKVGALIHRTGEEGEGEGEKKATCHLPIDTSPGPHPGSNSDPSSRLQGALPGLSLAPAPAPGPTSRLPGPGTTSRLPAPGPGPSSQLWYKEFLQLIGYGDSQQVEEYCERVWCSGKRRRKTKRRYTQPMEVGERKGRGKGDPHRAPRHTLDN
- the LOC112218614 gene encoding semaphorin-3E-like isoform X1 translates to MECVKNVSLILSVFLLSSAQSVYPRIRLSHKELWDLNRTWVFQGPGPSLQPQTMLLDEAHERLYVGAKNILYSLSLERVNHQHREIDWASSVSQVEDCLMKGREKPECANYIKVLHRYNTTHLLACGTGAFNPHCAKIRVGHTGQVRQFELEEQSIESGRGRCPYDHNSPVTSTLDRGELYIGLYTDYWENDAALCRLNNQSYTRTERDDRQQLNEPKFIGSVVIPDNNDRDDDKVYFFFTERGTDAEGVNKAVYTRVGRVCANDQGGQRMLVNRWSSFLKTRLICSVAGPNGIDTHFDELEDVFVLKNKDEKNPEIFGLFSTTSAVFQGYAVCVYHMDDVRAAFNGQFAHRERPEHHWTPYEGRVPYPRPGSCASEVNGGGFSGSKEFPDEVLRFVRSHPIMFSPVLPLHRRPVLLQTEPGGRRLTQIAVDRVQAQDGHYHVLYIGTGDSVVLKVITIYNKDTDTIEEVLLEELQVFKVPFPITEIIISAKRQQLYVGSEVGVAQVRLHQCDLYGSECADCCLARDPYCAWDGITCSRYYPAGVYTKSRRFRRQDVRHGNAVQLCNGLQIDVGEQYQGAAERQVYGVESNSTLLECTPRSLQARVMWYIQRDPDREEVGGDERVVITTHGLLFLRVRSGDAGVYVCQTVEHGYVHTLLRVTLHVLGGQKVGALIHRTGEEGEGEGEKKATCHLPIDTSPGPHPGSNSDPSSRLQGALPGLSLAPAPAPGPTSRLPGPGTTSRLPAPGPGPSSQLWYKEFLQLIGYGDSQQVEEYCERVWCSGKRRRKTKRRYTQPMEVGERKGRGKGDPHRAPRHTLDN